The following proteins are encoded in a genomic region of Methanobacterium sp.:
- a CDS encoding 2,3-bisphosphoglycerate-independent phosphoglycerate mutase, translating to MKGIIMIIDGMSDRPLKELGYKTPLESAKTPNMDKLAKMGITGIMDPISPGIRAGSDTSHISILGYNPYEAYTGRGPFEAAGVGVAVKAGDIAFRCNFSTVDENGIVTDRRAGRIREGTDKLAESINSLKLEGFEEVDVIFKESTGHRAVLVLRGEGLSDNISDADPKHNGKPPKKVVPLDDSKEATKTAEILNKFVEKSHEILNNHPVNLKRIEENKNPANIILPRGVGAVPNFTSFNEKYGLKAACIAETGLIKGIGKIAGMDLINVEGATGGIDTNLENITQSILDVAMGSDYDFILINIDGADEAGHDGQVLEKVNFIERTDAVIGRIMEIEDIYFILTADHSTPISVGDHTGDPVPIVIKGPEVRVDNVNEFNERAVTAGGLCRIRGCDVMNILTDLMNKSEKFGA from the coding sequence GTGAAGGGAATCATAATGATAATAGATGGGATGTCAGATCGTCCCTTAAAAGAGCTCGGATATAAAACTCCTCTTGAATCTGCTAAAACACCCAATATGGATAAATTAGCGAAAATGGGGATAACTGGAATCATGGATCCAATAAGTCCTGGAATAAGGGCTGGAAGTGACACATCCCACATTTCAATACTTGGATACAATCCATATGAGGCATATACTGGCAGGGGCCCATTTGAAGCTGCAGGAGTAGGTGTGGCTGTTAAAGCTGGCGATATAGCGTTTAGATGTAACTTTTCCACTGTAGATGAAAATGGAATAGTTACAGATAGAAGAGCAGGTAGAATTAGAGAAGGCACAGATAAGCTTGCTGAATCCATAAATTCATTGAAATTAGAAGGCTTTGAAGAAGTGGATGTAATATTCAAAGAATCCACAGGACACCGGGCAGTGCTTGTACTTCGAGGAGAAGGATTATCTGATAACATATCTGACGCTGACCCCAAACATAACGGAAAACCTCCAAAAAAAGTTGTTCCATTAGATGATTCAAAAGAAGCAACAAAAACCGCCGAAATACTCAATAAATTCGTTGAAAAATCCCATGAAATACTGAATAATCATCCAGTTAATCTTAAGCGAATTGAAGAGAACAAAAATCCAGCCAATATCATACTTCCAAGGGGAGTGGGAGCAGTTCCAAACTTCACTTCATTTAATGAGAAATATGGACTTAAAGCAGCATGTATAGCAGAAACAGGCCTTATAAAGGGAATTGGAAAAATAGCAGGTATGGATCTAATCAATGTTGAAGGTGCAACCGGAGGAATTGACACAAACCTTGAAAATATCACACAAAGCATTTTAGATGTAGCTATGGGCAGCGATTATGATTTTATTCTTATTAATATAGATGGGGCAGACGAAGCAGGTCATGATGGACAGGTTTTAGAAAAAGTGAACTTCATCGAAAGGACTGATGCCGTAATTGGCAGAATAATGGAAATAGAAGATATTTATTTCATTTTAACCGCAGACCATTCAACCCCTATTTCAGTTGGGGATCATACAGGTGATCCAGTCCCTATTGTAATAAAAGGACCAGAAGTAAGGGTAGATAATGTAAATGAATTTAATGAAAGGGCTGTAACAGCTGGAGGCCTCTGTAGAATAAGGGGTTGTGATGTAATGAACATCTTAACAGATCTGATGAATAAATCTGAAAAATTTGGTGCATAA
- a CDS encoding gamma carbonic anhydrase family protein — MIFMKKTVKIFEGAQIIGNVEIDEDSSVWYNAVIRGDISPIKIGKCSNIQDNCVIHSDSSSFPVILGDYVSVGHAAVLHGCEIGDNTLIGINSTVLNGAKIGKNSIVGAGAVVTEGKEFEEGSLILGIPAKAVKKLNNEEINSIKENALKYKNISQREK, encoded by the coding sequence GTGATATTTATGAAAAAAACTGTTAAAATATTTGAAGGCGCACAGATAATAGGAAACGTTGAAATAGATGAAGACAGTTCAGTATGGTATAATGCTGTTATCAGGGGAGATATAAGCCCTATAAAAATTGGAAAATGCTCCAATATTCAGGATAACTGTGTTATTCATTCAGATTCTTCTTCATTTCCAGTTATACTTGGAGATTACGTTTCAGTAGGACATGCAGCTGTGCTGCATGGATGTGAAATTGGTGATAATACCTTAATTGGGATTAATTCTACAGTTTTAAACGGTGCAAAAATTGGTAAAAACAGTATTGTAGGAGCTGGAGCAGTGGTTACAGAAGGAAAAGAGTTTGAAGAAGGGAGTTTAATATTAGGGATTCCTGCAAAAGCTGTAAAAAAACTGAATAATGAAGAAATAAACAGTATTAAAGAGAACGCACTTAAATATAAAAACATATCACAGAGGGAAAAATAA
- the glmM gene encoding phosphoglucosamine mutase, translating to MDDMIPIPRLFGTSGIRGKIGNEITLKLITELGMAVATYVGGKGHKIVVGYDSRTSNRMVENAITAGILQCGCDVIQLGMVPTPVVGYAAGKLKADLGIMITASHNPSPYNGIKLWNPTGMAYTQDQERTIEKIIHEKSFYKVPWEDIGKIKDNSSVISDYVNDLLDNVDIKGNLKVIVDCGNGAGSYISPMVLRKAGLEVITLNCQPDGFFPGRYPEPSEANLSELMKVVKATGANIGIAHDGDADRMVAVDDNGKMADFDKLLALVSSKIGGKVVTTVDASFCIDKCLEKEGGEVVRTKVGDVHVAEVIVETNASFGGEPSGTWLHPYFCMCPDGILSALKVIEIIEKNGPLSKLLDEIPSYPTVRDKIECENIQKTLIMEKVKEELPDCFEDVNDVNFIDGVRISMNDGSWVLIRPSGTESYIRITLESITMEKAREIRNISREFIEGIL from the coding sequence ATGGATGATATGATCCCCATCCCCAGGCTCTTTGGTACATCCGGTATCAGAGGAAAAATAGGTAATGAAATTACACTGAAATTAATAACTGAACTTGGTATGGCTGTGGCAACATATGTTGGAGGTAAAGGGCATAAAATCGTCGTAGGATACGATTCAAGGACTTCAAATAGAATGGTAGAAAATGCAATTACAGCAGGCATCTTACAGTGTGGGTGTGACGTAATCCAGCTTGGAATGGTTCCAACACCTGTCGTTGGATATGCAGCTGGGAAACTAAAAGCTGATTTAGGAATTATGATAACCGCCTCCCATAACCCTTCCCCCTACAATGGAATTAAACTCTGGAACCCCACAGGCATGGCTTATACCCAGGACCAGGAAAGAACAATAGAGAAAATTATCCACGAAAAAAGCTTTTATAAGGTGCCCTGGGAAGATATAGGGAAAATTAAGGATAACAGCAGTGTTATTTCTGATTATGTTAATGATCTACTGGACAATGTTGATATCAAAGGAAATTTAAAGGTTATCGTTGACTGTGGAAATGGTGCAGGTTCATATATTTCTCCAATGGTCTTAAGAAAGGCCGGTCTGGAGGTTATAACTTTAAACTGTCAACCAGATGGATTTTTCCCGGGTAGATATCCTGAACCATCTGAAGCCAACCTGTCAGAACTCATGAAAGTGGTAAAAGCAACAGGAGCAAATATTGGGATTGCACACGATGGAGATGCCGATAGAATGGTGGCAGTAGATGATAATGGGAAAATGGCTGATTTTGACAAACTCTTAGCACTTGTATCCAGTAAAATTGGTGGAAAAGTAGTAACCACTGTAGATGCATCTTTTTGCATTGATAAATGCCTGGAAAAAGAAGGCGGAGAAGTTGTAAGAACCAAAGTCGGTGATGTGCACGTTGCAGAAGTAATAGTAGAAACTAATGCCTCTTTTGGTGGAGAACCCTCCGGAACATGGTTACATCCCTATTTTTGCATGTGTCCGGACGGTATACTTTCTGCACTTAAAGTAATTGAAATTATTGAAAAAAATGGACCACTTTCTAAACTTTTAGATGAAATACCAAGCTATCCAACTGTAAGAGATAAAATAGAATGTGAAAACATCCAGAAAACATTAATAATGGAAAAGGTTAAGGAAGAACTTCCTGACTGTTTTGAAGATGTAAACGATGTTAATTTTATTGATGGGGTTAGAATTTCTATGAATGATGGTAGCTGGGTTTTAATACGGCCTTCCGGTACAGAATCATATATTAGAATTACCTTAGAAAGTATAACCATGGAAAAGGCCAGAGAAATCAGAAATATTTCCAGAGAATTCATTGAGGGGATTTTATGA
- a CDS encoding sugar phosphate nucleotidyltransferase, with the protein MKGVILTAGESTRMRPLTLTRPKTMLQVGGKPILQYSVEALRDAGIKDIIMVVGYKKETIEDYFGNGTSFGVNISYVVQKERLGTAHAIKSVHSAVDDEFIVLNGDIIVDPRLIVDLIANYESEDASSLLMLSEVEDPSSFGVVEIEGNIIKNIVEKPSPEEAPSKLINAGIYVFNKTIFEAISKTEKSERGEYEITDSLKIQIKEDKKVIGLKSKDKWIDIGRPWELLDVNEHFLTGRKEKILGEIEEGVTIHGPLILGKNSIIRSGTYIFGPVFIGEGCDIGPNSYLRKYSYLGNNVNVGNAVEIKNSIIMDGTNVNHLSYVGDSIIGANCNIAAGTNIANLRFDNKNVKMNVKGERCDCGTRKLGAVLGDNVKTGINSSFNPGVKVGINSAVGSGTIIYEDIPSNTLILVKQEYKTIKYNNK; encoded by the coding sequence ATGAAAGGAGTGATCCTTACTGCAGGTGAAAGCACCAGAATGCGTCCCCTGACCTTAACCCGGCCAAAGACCATGCTCCAGGTAGGTGGAAAGCCCATACTTCAGTATAGTGTGGAAGCATTAAGGGACGCAGGAATTAAAGATATTATAATGGTGGTAGGGTATAAGAAAGAAACCATTGAGGACTATTTTGGAAATGGGACTTCATTTGGAGTAAACATAAGTTATGTTGTTCAAAAGGAGAGGCTTGGAACAGCTCATGCAATAAAATCAGTGCACAGCGCAGTTGATGATGAATTTATAGTTTTAAATGGAGATATAATAGTTGATCCGCGACTTATTGTGGATTTAATTGCTAATTATGAGTCTGAAGATGCTTCATCACTTCTAATGCTTAGCGAAGTTGAAGATCCCTCCTCATTTGGTGTTGTGGAAATAGAAGGGAACATAATAAAGAATATTGTTGAAAAACCATCGCCAGAAGAAGCTCCAAGTAAGCTCATAAATGCAGGAATTTATGTATTTAATAAAACCATCTTTGAAGCTATCAGTAAAACAGAGAAGTCAGAAAGAGGGGAATATGAAATAACAGATTCTCTTAAAATCCAGATAAAGGAAGATAAGAAGGTTATAGGCTTAAAATCCAAGGATAAATGGATAGACATAGGACGCCCATGGGAACTTCTGGATGTAAATGAACACTTTTTAACTGGAAGAAAAGAGAAAATCCTTGGAGAAATCGAGGAAGGAGTTACCATACACGGCCCTTTAATCCTTGGAAAAAATAGCATCATCCGTTCTGGAACATACATCTTCGGCCCGGTTTTTATTGGTGAAGGGTGTGATATAGGTCCTAATTCTTATTTAAGGAAATATTCTTATCTTGGAAATAATGTAAATGTTGGAAATGCTGTTGAAATTAAAAATTCTATCATAATGGATGGAACTAACGTTAATCACCTTTCCTATGTAGGAGATTCAATTATAGGTGCTAATTGTAATATTGCTGCAGGTACAAACATTGCAAATTTACGGTTTGATAATAAGAACGTTAAAATGAACGTTAAAGGGGAAAGATGTGACTGCGGCACAAGAAAGCTGGGAGCAGTACTTGGCGATAATGTAAAAACAGGAATTAATTCAAGTTTCAATCCCGGAGTAAAGGTGGGTATAAACTCGGCGGTTGGTTCTGGAACTATAATTTATGAGGACATACCTTCAAATACCTTAATTCTTGTAAAACAGGAGTATAAAACCATAAAATATAATAATAAATAG
- a CDS encoding 30S ribosomal protein S3ae, whose translation MAKARRRRVRDTWKEKQWYKIMTPTDFGDAEIGTTPARDPDMLLKRGVESSMRELTGDFSKQYIKLHFQINNVAGDVANTKFMGHNVTTDYVRSMIRRGTSRIDSISDVITKEGYRVNVHIITVTVKRAKSSQQKLIRETMGRLIQELADGKTFQELVEGVVSGKMASTIYHETKKIYPLKRVEIIKTQVIEEPE comes from the coding sequence ATGGCTAAAGCAAGACGTAGAAGAGTACGAGATACGTGGAAAGAAAAACAATGGTATAAGATTATGACTCCCACAGATTTTGGAGATGCTGAAATAGGAACCACCCCTGCAAGAGACCCGGATATGCTCTTAAAAAGAGGTGTTGAATCATCAATGAGAGAATTGACCGGTGACTTCTCTAAACAGTACATTAAACTCCATTTCCAGATAAATAACGTTGCCGGTGATGTTGCAAATACAAAATTCATGGGACATAATGTTACAACAGATTATGTTAGAAGCATGATAAGAAGGGGTACAAGTAGAATAGATTCAATCTCTGATGTAATCACAAAGGAAGGTTACAGGGTCAACGTCCATATAATTACTGTTACAGTTAAAAGGGCAAAATCTTCACAGCAAAAACTTATCAGAGAGACAATGGGCAGACTTATACAGGAATTAGCCGATGGAAAAACTTTCCAGGAACTTGTTGAAGGCGTGGTATCTGGAAAAATGGCTTCCACAATATACCACGAAACAAAGAAAATATACCCGTTAAAAAGAGTTGAAATAATTAAAACTCAGGTAATTGAAGAACCTGAATAG
- a CDS encoding flavodoxin family protein, whose protein sequence is MKKVIMLSASPRPSGNTYQVLEECAKVIEDEGLEVEIVSFAGKNIRSCIACGICRELNECSLDDGLNEIISKIRGAEGFIVGSPVYFGTARGDIMSAMQRIGMVSRSNDNFLSWKVGGPIAVARRGGHTSTIQEMLMFFFINDMIVPGSTYWNMVFGHAQGEVQDDDEGMETVRKFGYNVATLIKKIS, encoded by the coding sequence ATGAAAAAGGTTATTATGTTGTCTGCAAGTCCAAGGCCAAGCGGAAATACTTACCAGGTCCTTGAAGAATGTGCTAAAGTGATAGAAGACGAAGGTTTAGAAGTTGAAATAGTCTCTTTTGCTGGAAAAAACATCAGATCATGCATTGCATGTGGTATATGCAGGGAGTTAAATGAATGCAGCCTTGATGATGGACTGAACGAAATCATATCAAAAATAAGGGGAGCTGAAGGATTTATAGTAGGTTCACCAGTTTATTTTGGAACTGCACGTGGAGATATAATGTCAGCAATGCAGAGAATAGGTATGGTGTCTCGATCTAACGATAATTTCTTATCATGGAAAGTAGGTGGCCCCATAGCAGTTGCAAGAAGGGGAGGGCACACTTCTACGATTCAGGAAATGTTAATGTTCTTTTTTATTAACGATATGATTGTTCCAGGTTCCACTTACTGGAATATGGTCTTTGGTCATGCCCAGGGGGAAGTGCAGGATGATGATGAGGGGATGGAGACTGTAAGAAAATTTGGATATAATGTTGCCACTTTAATTAAAAAAATAAGTTAA
- a CDS encoding NifB/NifX family molybdenum-iron cluster-binding protein, with protein MKIAVATSNSKDVDHFGKAQGFMIYKFDEENMVFIEKRDSKKIKGERHQWQKSLDAVKDCEVVICAQAGLKGKIGLKNAGIKLVEDEGTVEEVIERYVSHYKFMKKPLNF; from the coding sequence ATGAAAATAGCTGTAGCAACGTCTAATAGTAAAGATGTAGATCATTTTGGTAAAGCGCAAGGATTCATGATTTATAAATTTGACGAAGAAAACATGGTTTTTATTGAAAAAAGAGATTCAAAGAAGATTAAAGGCGAAAGGCATCAGTGGCAGAAATCACTGGATGCTGTTAAAGACTGTGAAGTTGTTATTTGTGCTCAGGCAGGGCTTAAAGGTAAAATTGGCCTTAAAAATGCAGGTATTAAGCTTGTAGAAGATGAAGGTACAGTTGAAGAGGTTATTGAAAGGTATGTGAGTCATTACAAATTCATGAAGAAACCATTAAATTTTTGA
- the pdxS gene encoding pyridoxal 5'-phosphate synthase lyase subunit PdxS yields MLHGTEVLKKGFAKMTKGGVIMDVVNAEQAEIAENSGAVAVMALEKVPADIRAAGGVARMADPSKVIEIMDAVSIPVMAKIRIGHFVEAQILESLGVDMIDESEVLTPADEKYHVDKKKFTIPFVCGARNLGEALRRIDEGAAMIRTKGEAGTGNVVEAVRHMRKIQGTIREIQNKTEEELWGVSRKIEAPYELVKQTAELGKLPVVNFAAGGVATPADAALMMQLGADGVFVGSGIFKSEKPEVVAKAITEATANYEDAEILANVSRNLGKAMPGLEISQIPEEERLQSRGW; encoded by the coding sequence ATGTTACATGGAACAGAAGTTTTAAAAAAAGGATTTGCCAAAATGACTAAAGGAGGAGTCATAATGGACGTTGTAAATGCAGAACAGGCAGAAATTGCAGAAAATTCAGGTGCTGTAGCAGTAATGGCCCTTGAAAAGGTTCCAGCAGACATAAGAGCTGCAGGAGGGGTTGCAAGGATGGCAGATCCTTCAAAGGTTATTGAAATAATGGATGCAGTTTCAATACCGGTCATGGCAAAAATTAGAATAGGTCATTTTGTAGAAGCACAGATACTGGAATCTCTTGGAGTGGATATGATCGATGAAAGTGAAGTTTTAACTCCTGCAGATGAAAAATACCATGTTGATAAAAAGAAATTCACCATTCCCTTTGTATGCGGTGCAAGAAACCTGGGAGAAGCACTAAGAAGAATAGACGAAGGTGCTGCTATGATAAGGACCAAAGGAGAAGCTGGAACTGGAAATGTAGTTGAAGCTGTAAGACACATGAGAAAGATACAGGGAACCATTAGAGAAATTCAAAATAAAACAGAAGAAGAGCTTTGGGGGGTTTCAAGAAAAATAGAAGCTCCTTACGAACTTGTAAAGCAAACTGCTGAATTAGGAAAACTACCTGTTGTAAATTTTGCTGCAGGAGGAGTTGCAACACCTGCAGACGCCGCGCTAATGATGCAGCTTGGAGCAGATGGTGTTTTTGTTGGATCTGGAATATTCAAGTCAGAAAAACCTGAAGTCGTTGCAAAGGCAATAACAGAAGCAACCGCTAACTATGAAGATGCGGAAATACTGGCAAATGTCTCCAGAAATCTTGGAAAAGCAATGCCCGGTCTTGAAATAAGCCAGATTCCAGAAGAAGAAAGGCTGCAGTCCAGAGGATGGTAA
- a CDS encoding tetratricopeptide repeat protein, giving the protein MPILLFGSSHLELITGKKITTIRKLWKKPLSPGDRLHCYWNLVSKEREKLFEAEVTSVKTVKFKDIIKDNQLAMEEGYKNAAELEKEFRKMYPDNTDDDSLFQIIKFKKYSVEEWEGEKIDEQVMITKRADILFDSGRYSDSVMCYTAALKFNPEDVYLLNKKGDNLTRLGRFDEAIENYNKALKINPENEFIWNNKATALLYSNKPEEALKCNTKALKLNKSNVVVLYWRGLILEMLGKLEDSLKCYDEVLKLDPENPEVWNARGNVLSELQITEEALKSYDKSLELCLDKAPDASTWNRKGNALLELGRFKEAVECYSEALKLNPGNDIFLSNRGVALMELGEFEKAAECFSRALVENPENEDARVLKDECLENY; this is encoded by the coding sequence ATGCCCATATTATTATTTGGAAGCAGTCATCTTGAACTTATAACTGGAAAAAAGATTACAACAATACGAAAACTGTGGAAAAAGCCCTTATCTCCTGGAGATCGCCTGCATTGCTACTGGAATTTAGTTTCCAAAGAACGCGAAAAACTCTTTGAAGCAGAAGTAACCAGTGTGAAGACAGTTAAATTTAAAGATATCATCAAAGACAACCAGCTTGCAATGGAAGAAGGATACAAAAATGCTGCAGAACTTGAAAAAGAATTCAGGAAAATGTATCCCGATAATACTGATGATGATTCTTTATTCCAGATAATAAAATTTAAAAAATACTCTGTTGAAGAATGGGAAGGCGAAAAAATTGATGAACAAGTGATGATAACTAAAAGGGCAGATATATTATTTGATTCAGGTAGGTACAGTGATTCTGTAATGTGTTACACTGCAGCGCTGAAATTTAACCCTGAAGATGTTTATCTTCTAAATAAAAAAGGAGATAATCTGACCAGGCTTGGCAGATTTGATGAAGCAATTGAAAATTACAATAAAGCTTTAAAAATAAATCCTGAAAATGAATTTATCTGGAACAATAAAGCAACAGCACTTCTGTACTCCAATAAACCAGAAGAGGCTTTAAAATGTAATACAAAGGCTCTTAAGTTGAATAAAAGCAATGTAGTTGTTCTATACTGGAGAGGACTCATTTTAGAAATGCTTGGAAAACTTGAAGATTCCCTGAAGTGTTATGATGAAGTTTTGAAGTTAGATCCTGAAAATCCTGAGGTATGGAATGCGCGCGGAAATGTTTTAAGCGAGCTTCAAATAACTGAAGAAGCGCTAAAATCTTACGATAAATCTCTGGAGCTCTGTCTTGATAAAGCACCTGATGCATCCACATGGAATCGTAAAGGAAATGCTCTTTTAGAACTTGGAAGATTTAAAGAAGCTGTAGAATGTTACAGTGAGGCTTTAAAACTGAACCCTGGAAATGATATATTTTTAAGTAATAGAGGGGTGGCCCTGATGGAATTGGGAGAATTTGAAAAGGCAGCGGAATGCTTTAGCAGAGCATTAGTTGAAAATCCTGAAAATGAGGATGCCCGGGTTTTAAAGGATGAGTGTTTGGAGAATTATTAA
- a CDS encoding anaerobic ribonucleoside-triphosphate reductase activating protein — MITSSLEYPEKISLVIFTGGCTLKCPYCHNPEIIDGGKLVEIAEITEEIENSLDFIDSVVITGGEPLIQHEDIEKIFKFCKKKGLKTKLDTNGCFPLRLEKIIRLLDYVALDVKAPFDKYREIIGSSIGEEVKKSMETCIKAGVYLECRTTYVPYLLETEDVIEIAKNVTADMYTLQQFRDKIVLDEKLYGTPVPSRDELKKIAKMIKPFQGKVKIKTAEFGEEVIK, encoded by the coding sequence ATGATTACATCCTCCCTGGAATATCCAGAAAAAATCTCTCTTGTTATATTTACTGGAGGATGCACTTTAAAATGTCCCTACTGCCATAACCCGGAAATAATAGACGGTGGAAAATTAGTAGAAATTGCAGAAATTACAGAAGAAATTGAAAATTCACTGGATTTTATAGATAGTGTTGTAATAACTGGTGGAGAGCCACTTATACAACATGAAGATATCGAAAAAATTTTTAAATTCTGCAAAAAGAAGGGGTTAAAAACCAAGCTTGATACAAATGGATGCTTTCCTTTAAGACTTGAAAAAATCATAAGATTACTGGATTATGTGGCACTGGATGTTAAAGCTCCCTTCGATAAATACAGAGAAATTATTGGTTCTTCCATTGGAGAAGAGGTAAAAAAAAGCATGGAAACCTGTATAAAAGCAGGTGTTTACCTTGAATGCAGAACAACTTATGTGCCCTATTTACTGGAAACTGAAGATGTAATTGAAATTGCAAAGAATGTAACTGCTGATATGTATACGCTGCAACAATTCCGGGATAAGATTGTACTTGACGAAAAGTTATACGGCACCCCGGTTCCATCAAGGGATGAACTTAAAAAAATAGCAAAAATGATAAAACCATTTCAAGGAAAGGTGAAAATAAAAACAGCAGAATTTGGGGAAGAAGTGATCAAATGA
- a CDS encoding TIGR00297 family protein, giving the protein MINLEYLILVLIIGLLTYVRKALDLFGSIFMIIMGIIIIFTAGINWLLLIFAFLLLGLVSTKYRHEYKKEIGVYEGTRSVKNVISNGIVPFIMAAFGNYAGFIGSIAVATADTLASEIGVVDKHPRLITDFKKVPPGTDGGVSPVGTAAGIIGAGIIGACAYFLGIADDPFNALKIAIIAGTLGCFIDSILGAVLESRNYITNEHVNLFATVAGAILGILIV; this is encoded by the coding sequence ATGATTAATCTGGAATATCTAATCCTTGTTTTGATCATAGGACTTTTAACGTATGTTAGAAAGGCCCTTGATCTATTTGGATCCATTTTCATGATCATCATGGGTATAATAATTATTTTTACAGCTGGAATCAACTGGCTTCTTTTAATATTTGCTTTTCTGCTTCTGGGTCTGGTTTCCACAAAATATCGCCACGAATACAAAAAAGAAATCGGCGTTTATGAAGGAACAAGAAGCGTGAAAAATGTGATTTCAAACGGTATAGTTCCTTTTATAATGGCAGCATTTGGAAATTACGCTGGTTTTATTGGTTCTATTGCAGTAGCAACGGCAGATACACTTGCAAGTGAAATAGGGGTTGTGGATAAACATCCCCGACTTATAACTGATTTTAAAAAAGTCCCTCCAGGAACAGATGGCGGAGTTTCTCCAGTTGGAACTGCAGCAGGAATAATCGGTGCTGGAATAATAGGGGCATGTGCTTATTTTTTAGGAATAGCTGATGATCCGTTTAATGCACTGAAAATAGCCATAATAGCAGGTACATTAGGGTGTTTTATTGACAGTATTCTGGGAGCAGTTCTTGAGTCAAGAAATTATATTACAAATGAACATGTTAATCTTTTTGCCACGGTTGCAGGGGCCATTTTAGGAATTTTAATAGTTTAA
- the hisC gene encoding histidinol-phosphate transaminase, translated as MKVKKIIKKLDPYVPGRSIDEIADKYGINKNDIIKLGSNENPLGPSKKAVDAIIKTAESIHQYPESNLEYLKNKIAKYAGVQASNIIIGGDGADEILDVLGKTLIEPGDEFIVPIPSYMYYEFILKIQGAVPVYARWDVEENKLDVQSVLDALSSKTKIIFLCTPNNPTGGLIDKEDIKKVLESTDVLVVVDEAYFEFGEVNNIDLLENYDNLLILRTFSKVFGLAGMRIGYAISNPEFIEYMHRVKPVFSLTKLSYVAALATLDDEDYIKKSIETGIESREYLYENMSKFNKLDVYPSKANYLLVDVRKTGMNSYEFEDMLLKRGIIVRNCNSFKGLDEYWIRVSTGTLKEDKRFIEVLDDLIG; from the coding sequence GTGAAAGTGAAAAAAATCATAAAAAAGCTTGATCCTTACGTTCCGGGCAGGTCAATTGATGAAATAGCAGATAAATATGGTATTAACAAAAACGATATAATAAAACTTGGATCAAATGAAAATCCATTGGGTCCATCAAAAAAAGCAGTGGATGCCATAATTAAAACTGCTGAATCAATACACCAGTATCCTGAATCTAATTTAGAATATTTAAAAAATAAAATAGCAAAATATGCTGGTGTTCAAGCTTCCAATATAATTATAGGTGGGGATGGGGCTGATGAAATTCTCGATGTCCTTGGAAAAACACTGATAGAGCCAGGAGATGAGTTTATAGTTCCCATTCCCTCTTACATGTATTATGAATTCATATTAAAAATCCAGGGTGCAGTTCCAGTCTATGCCAGATGGGATGTAGAAGAAAATAAACTTGATGTGCAGTCAGTTTTAGATGCCTTATCTTCAAAAACAAAAATAATCTTTTTATGCACTCCCAATAATCCCACCGGTGGCTTAATAGATAAAGAAGATATTAAAAAAGTGCTTGAAAGCACAGATGTACTTGTTGTTGTTGATGAGGCATATTTCGAGTTTGGAGAAGTTAATAATATAGATTTACTTGAAAACTATGATAATTTATTAATACTTCGAACCTTTTCAAAGGTTTTTGGACTTGCAGGGATGAGGATAGGTTATGCTATCTCCAATCCAGAGTTTATTGAGTATATGCACCGCGTAAAACCAGTTTTCAGTTTGACAAAGCTTTCATACGTAGCAGCACTTGCAACGCTGGATGATGAAGATTATATTAAAAAATCCATTGAAACAGGAATAGAAAGCAGAGAATATCTCTATGAAAACATGTCAAAATTTAATAAACTTGATGTTTATCCTTCCAAAGCGAATTATCTTCTTGTTGATGTTAGAAAAACTGGAATGAATTCCTATGAATTTGAAGATATGCTTTTAAAGAGGGGAATTATAGTAAGAAACTGTAACTCCTTTAAGGGGCTGGATGAGTACTGGATAAGGGTGAGTACAGGTACACTAAAAGAAGATAAACGTTTTATTGAAGTATTGGATGATTTAATTGGATAA